One window from the genome of Sulfodiicoccus acidiphilus encodes:
- a CDS encoding succinate dehydrogenase flavoprotein subunit, protein MEKLNYDVVVVGGGLAGLMTAHEVASAGFRVAVLSKVFPTRSHSACAEGGIAAYMDGNSDPSDSPEFMVYDTVKGGDYLVDQDAAEILSYKSGEIVRLLESWGALFNRQPDGRVALRYFGGQTYPRTRFVGDKTGMALLHTIYERVSGLNVDFFSEWFTLDLLVTDRRVTGVVAMEMKSMSPATFGAKAVVLATGGNGMLYQHTTNSYINTGDGYAMALRAGAALKDPEFVQFHPTALYPSDILISEAARGEGGILKNNKGERFMTKYAPMKLDLAPRDVVSRAILTEVAEGRGFPGGYVQLDLTHLGEKYIKERLALAVEAGRNFAGVDPVKEPLPVRPAQHYYMGGVDVDVSGANPDLPGLFAAGEAACVSVHGANRLGSNSLLETLVFGRETGQAVVKFLENSKEVRDAPNPEKVVDDAYSFVKRESGVHFGEVMKELRKTMWEDVGVFRDEERLKRAVSKVTELRKTAVNMYVTDRSKTYNTEFFNALELRNMLDQAVVIATTALNRTESRGAHYRLDFPKRDDKQWLKHTLAYLRGNTVEITYKPVKITKWMPEERVY, encoded by the coding sequence ATGGAGAAGCTCAATTACGACGTTGTGGTTGTAGGAGGAGGACTCGCTGGACTGATGACTGCACATGAGGTGGCTAGTGCTGGCTTTCGGGTGGCAGTTCTATCTAAGGTGTTCCCGACGAGGTCCCACTCAGCCTGTGCGGAAGGGGGAATAGCAGCATACATGGATGGAAACTCGGATCCAAGCGATAGCCCTGAGTTCATGGTATATGACACGGTGAAGGGAGGGGACTACCTAGTGGACCAAGACGCTGCTGAGATACTCTCCTACAAATCGGGAGAGATAGTGAGGCTACTGGAGAGTTGGGGGGCTCTCTTCAATAGGCAGCCGGATGGGAGAGTGGCTCTGAGATACTTCGGTGGGCAGACTTACCCGAGGACCCGTTTCGTGGGTGATAAGACTGGAATGGCGCTACTTCACACGATCTACGAAAGAGTATCCGGTCTTAACGTCGATTTCTTTTCGGAGTGGTTCACGCTCGATCTCCTAGTCACAGACAGGAGAGTTACGGGAGTAGTTGCCATGGAGATGAAGAGTATGTCACCAGCGACTTTCGGGGCAAAGGCAGTGGTCCTAGCTACAGGTGGTAACGGGATGCTGTACCAACACACCACTAACAGCTACATCAACACCGGAGATGGGTATGCTATGGCCCTGAGGGCTGGAGCGGCCCTTAAGGACCCAGAGTTTGTTCAGTTCCACCCTACAGCCCTATATCCATCGGATATTCTAATCAGCGAGGCAGCTAGGGGAGAAGGAGGTATACTGAAGAACAACAAAGGTGAGAGATTCATGACTAAGTACGCTCCAATGAAGTTAGACCTAGCACCGCGGGACGTCGTCTCTAGGGCCATACTTACAGAGGTCGCGGAAGGTAGAGGGTTTCCAGGAGGCTACGTTCAGTTGGACCTCACCCACTTAGGCGAGAAGTACATAAAGGAGAGGCTCGCCCTCGCTGTTGAAGCGGGAAGGAACTTCGCTGGAGTCGATCCAGTCAAGGAACCGCTACCGGTGAGGCCTGCGCAGCACTACTACATGGGGGGAGTGGACGTAGACGTGTCTGGGGCCAATCCAGACCTTCCTGGGCTCTTTGCCGCCGGGGAGGCTGCGTGTGTATCAGTGCACGGAGCCAACAGACTGGGCTCTAACTCCCTATTGGAGACTTTAGTGTTCGGGAGGGAGACGGGTCAGGCAGTAGTCAAGTTCCTCGAGAATAGTAAGGAAGTTCGAGATGCTCCTAACCCTGAGAAGGTGGTCGATGATGCCTATTCCTTCGTAAAGAGGGAGAGTGGAGTGCACTTCGGAGAAGTCATGAAGGAGTTAAGAAAAACGATGTGGGAAGACGTAGGCGTTTTCAGGGACGAAGAACGTCTAAAGAGGGCGGTTTCAAAGGTCACTGAGCTCAGGAAGACTGCTGTCAACATGTACGTTACCGACAGGAGCAAGACCTACAATACAGAGTTTTTCAATGCATTGGAACTCCGGAACATGTTAGACCAAGCGGTCGTAATAGCTACCACTGCTCTGAATAGAACAGAGTCCCGCGGCGCCCACTACAGACTCGACTTTCCAAAGAGGGATGACAAACAATGGCTTAAACACACATTGGCCTACCTGAGAGGAAACACAGTGGAAATCACGTATAAACCCGTTAAGATCACTAAGTGGATGCCTGAGGAGAGGGTGTACTAA
- a CDS encoding carbon-nitrogen hydrolase family protein, with protein MKLAIVQPRDVQGALKLTESALKEGAELVLLPEKWVKDIELAPLDQLRLLAKNFTAWIIPGAFEDGVSVVAPIFDSNGEIRGVAKKVHLFGQEKERLYPGDRILSFSFRGVKFGLLVCYDVDFPETVRSLFLKGVEVLLVPSKVSTEGMGIWRDYLRVRAIENRIAVVNANALDPPEFRGMSSAFVPVKKGRVIDVEVAASLEDREQYSTFEVDPLKYLGFRAERMREYREVEVDEI; from the coding sequence TTGAAACTTGCTATAGTGCAACCTAGGGACGTTCAAGGAGCTCTTAAGCTGACTGAGTCTGCTTTGAAGGAGGGGGCGGAGCTAGTTCTTCTGCCTGAGAAATGGGTTAAGGACATAGAGTTGGCCCCTTTGGATCAACTTCGTCTTCTCGCCAAGAATTTCACGGCCTGGATAATTCCAGGTGCGTTTGAGGACGGCGTGTCGGTTGTGGCCCCAATATTTGATAGCAACGGAGAGATAAGAGGGGTGGCCAAGAAAGTTCACCTCTTCGGGCAAGAGAAGGAGAGGTTGTACCCCGGTGACAGAATCCTTTCGTTCTCCTTTAGGGGAGTGAAGTTTGGTCTCTTGGTATGTTACGATGTGGATTTCCCTGAGACTGTGAGGTCTCTCTTCCTCAAGGGTGTCGAGGTTCTATTGGTCCCCTCTAAAGTGTCTACGGAGGGCATGGGCATATGGAGGGACTACCTCAGGGTTAGAGCAATAGAGAACAGAATCGCTGTTGTCAACGCCAATGCCCTAGATCCCCCAGAGTTCAGGGGAATGAGCTCAGCCTTCGTCCCAGTGAAGAAAGGGAGGGTGATTGACGTAGAGGTCGCGGCCTCCTTGGAGGACAGGGAACAGTACTCCACATTCGAGGTCGATCCTTTGAAGTACTTAGGCTTCAGAGCAGAGAGAATGAGGGAATATAGGGAAGTCGAGGTAGACGAAATCTAA
- a CDS encoding acetoin utilization protein AcuC, whose amino-acid sequence MHETAFLWSDDFLKYSFPDDHPFKAERERITRELLFTMGLVDKIEILEPDPAGEEDLLIVHKKEYVKFVESVSNEGKGFLDQGDTPAFKGIFDASLVRVGATLKALDLVSKGRFRHAMNIGGGLHHAKPSAASGFCVFNDVAIGVKRAEERFNRVAVIDLDGHHADGTQEILYSDPKSFKVSLHMYHRGFFPGSGDVNERGEGPGEGLVLNVPLPPGTADDAYVAAFKEVVLPRLLSFSPQLLFVVIGGDSHYSDPLVELKLSTFGYLEVVKMIHELAHTFADGRLILLGGGGYNYEATARIWILGLAEVLGLSPQVNILHDPEPTRSIPFTYNKVMELIEKMKRLPPLSTPFRAS is encoded by the coding sequence GTGCACGAGACTGCTTTTCTGTGGAGTGACGACTTTCTCAAGTACAGCTTTCCAGATGATCACCCGTTCAAGGCAGAGAGGGAGCGAATTACGAGGGAACTGCTCTTCACAATGGGACTCGTCGATAAGATTGAAATATTGGAGCCAGATCCAGCAGGAGAGGAGGATCTTCTCATCGTCCACAAGAAAGAGTATGTCAAGTTCGTCGAAAGCGTGAGCAACGAGGGAAAGGGTTTCCTAGACCAAGGAGACACTCCAGCCTTTAAGGGAATATTCGATGCATCCCTCGTGCGAGTTGGAGCTACCCTGAAGGCGCTCGATCTCGTTTCGAAGGGGAGGTTTCGTCACGCTATGAACATAGGTGGAGGACTTCATCACGCAAAACCATCAGCTGCCTCTGGTTTTTGTGTGTTTAACGACGTCGCAATAGGCGTCAAAAGGGCAGAGGAGAGGTTCAACAGGGTCGCCGTCATTGACTTGGACGGCCATCATGCTGACGGCACTCAAGAAATCCTTTACTCCGATCCTAAATCGTTTAAGGTCTCGCTTCACATGTACCACAGGGGCTTCTTCCCTGGAAGTGGAGACGTAAATGAAAGAGGAGAGGGACCAGGAGAGGGGCTAGTACTTAACGTACCATTACCACCTGGTACGGCAGACGACGCCTACGTTGCCGCCTTCAAGGAGGTCGTGTTACCGAGGCTACTGTCATTTTCTCCTCAGCTATTATTCGTCGTTATAGGAGGAGACTCTCACTACTCCGATCCGTTGGTGGAGCTTAAGTTGAGCACCTTCGGTTACTTGGAGGTTGTCAAGATGATTCACGAGCTAGCACACACCTTTGCAGACGGACGACTCATTCTACTTGGTGGAGGGGGATACAACTATGAGGCTACGGCCAGGATATGGATACTGGGACTAGCCGAAGTCCTAGGTTTGTCTCCTCAGGTAAACATACTTCACGATCCAGAACCAACTCGCTCCATCCCCTTCACCTACAACAAGGTTATGGAACTTATTGAGAAGATGAAGAGGCTTCCCCCTCTCTCAACACCATTTCGAGCCTCCTGA
- the purT gene encoding formate-dependent phosphoribosylglycinamide formyltransferase yields the protein MEIGTPLLEGSRKILILGSGELGKEMALEAHRMGLEIAVVDRYDMAPAMHVAHRKYVVDMTNQRALLSIIRREWPDAVIAEVEAINTEALQEVESDGIRVVPNADAVRVCMNRLELRKLAAEELGLPTTNFGFAESPEEVKSICVDVGYPCIIKPEMSSSGHGHVLIRSPAEVEKGFKDSIAEARGKSKRVVVEEFLKLDTELTILTYRYSSGATVETKTLEPIEHKRPGYYYVESWHPSTVGDEVKEKAKEMAKRFVERMGGLGIYGVEIMVSGDRVLFNEAAPRPHDTGMVTMVSQDVSEFQIHVRCALGLPVPEPKLVSPAASHVILAESEGWAPKYVNVEKALSIPGVQVRLFGKPFMYEHRRMGVILATGISVEEARRKAREASAIIQVVH from the coding sequence GTGGAGATAGGTACACCTCTCTTAGAGGGATCCCGTAAAATTTTGATTTTGGGTAGCGGAGAGTTAGGGAAGGAAATGGCCCTAGAGGCCCACAGGATGGGCCTCGAAATCGCAGTAGTGGATCGTTACGACATGGCTCCAGCTATGCACGTCGCTCACAGAAAGTACGTGGTGGATATGACCAACCAGAGGGCCCTTCTTTCCATAATCAGGAGGGAGTGGCCCGACGCAGTTATCGCCGAGGTCGAGGCCATAAACACTGAGGCCCTTCAAGAAGTCGAGTCCGATGGAATCAGAGTAGTCCCTAATGCCGACGCAGTCAGGGTGTGCATGAATAGGCTGGAGCTCAGGAAACTCGCTGCTGAGGAGCTGGGGTTGCCGACTACTAACTTCGGATTCGCCGAGTCTCCCGAGGAGGTGAAAAGCATTTGTGTAGATGTGGGTTACCCATGCATAATAAAGCCCGAAATGAGTAGTAGTGGGCACGGTCATGTGTTGATACGGAGTCCGGCCGAAGTCGAGAAAGGTTTCAAGGATTCCATAGCCGAGGCTAGAGGTAAGAGTAAGAGAGTTGTTGTGGAGGAGTTCCTGAAGCTAGATACCGAACTGACTATACTAACCTACAGGTACTCAAGTGGAGCTACGGTGGAGACCAAGACATTGGAACCTATTGAACATAAGAGACCAGGATACTATTACGTTGAATCTTGGCACCCCTCCACAGTTGGCGATGAGGTGAAGGAGAAAGCCAAGGAGATGGCCAAGAGGTTCGTGGAGAGGATGGGAGGCCTCGGGATATATGGAGTGGAGATAATGGTCAGTGGAGACAGGGTACTCTTTAATGAAGCGGCTCCGAGGCCTCACGATACCGGGATGGTAACAATGGTTAGCCAAGATGTGAGCGAGTTTCAGATACACGTGAGATGTGCTTTGGGCCTTCCAGTACCTGAGCCGAAGTTGGTTAGCCCGGCCGCATCTCACGTGATCCTAGCTGAGAGCGAAGGGTGGGCACCTAAATATGTTAATGTGGAGAAGGCTCTCTCTATACCAGGAGTGCAGGTCAGGCTCTTTGGAAAACCGTTTATGTACGAACACAGGAGAATGGGAGTGATCCTGGCCACCGGAATCTCGGTCGAAGAAGCTAGAAGGAAGGCCAGAGAAGCTAGTGCGATTATCCAAGTGGTTCATTAA
- a CDS encoding cation:proton antiporter: MTATVDLITLSALFTLGGLLGYSMRLRGFSAVLGYIVAGILLGPILHLVNPSSSLLQLMSDLAVTVIAFEIGIRLNLEYVKAELPRLIPIIIFEIIIVLAISFGLGALLKLTYGDVLTLAFTTVNTSTAIAFKLLEEKGMLELSEARNVILGMASMEDIVSLVFLAIFPIVSEGGQPLKVVEQANYVALGLIFAIAFGFAFARRIMNRAMKSGDDMIVIAFLSLVTVLTAVSPVLKVSPALLALMIGYAISTLRGNDKILAAIKPIREFFVVIFFVAAGAAVPALAPNVTLVLVAVLATLMVFVKVVAFMTSAWLTGVRPITSVKLGLYMAPISEFGIIIASIGLADGVTTYPVYIAVTLVVGVSSLIASVITKYDNRIAEGVAPLLPQLHLFRPPKGNGDGRVVTLAVLRRFVGLFSVLILTLYLSLVVLYLLFIYRFAYLGLVAEFAYLFDLVIPIYFIIYAPRYIRELYDQLHVKLSKYSSAYLAIFLYLAFIALGSQLSGAVANTAVGIGGVKPALGSLTYLISLALSVTVVFLGVRRLEMVLREGEASSSSQ; encoded by the coding sequence ATGACAGCGACAGTTGACCTGATCACGTTGAGTGCGCTCTTCACATTAGGAGGGCTACTAGGCTACTCCATGAGACTCAGAGGTTTTTCGGCCGTCTTAGGATATATAGTAGCAGGAATTCTGTTAGGTCCTATACTTCACCTCGTGAATCCCTCCTCCTCTCTCTTGCAGTTAATGAGCGACCTCGCGGTCACGGTGATAGCCTTCGAAATAGGAATAAGACTGAACCTGGAGTACGTTAAGGCTGAGCTACCGAGATTAATTCCGATAATAATATTTGAGATAATAATAGTCCTTGCTATATCCTTTGGATTAGGAGCCCTCCTAAAGCTCACTTACGGAGACGTTCTGACCCTAGCTTTCACTACTGTGAATACCAGTACTGCGATCGCGTTCAAGCTCCTTGAAGAGAAGGGAATGCTTGAGCTCTCAGAGGCTCGAAACGTAATTCTAGGGATGGCTTCGATGGAGGACATAGTCTCCTTAGTGTTTCTGGCGATCTTTCCCATTGTGAGCGAAGGAGGCCAGCCCCTCAAGGTAGTTGAACAGGCTAATTACGTGGCCCTCGGCCTGATCTTCGCAATCGCCTTCGGTTTCGCCTTTGCTAGGAGGATAATGAATAGAGCCATGAAGAGTGGAGATGACATGATAGTTATTGCCTTTCTGTCCTTAGTGACGGTGTTAACTGCAGTATCACCTGTCCTGAAAGTGTCCCCCGCACTGCTGGCACTCATGATCGGTTATGCAATTTCTACACTTAGGGGAAATGATAAAATATTGGCTGCCATAAAGCCAATCAGGGAGTTCTTCGTTGTCATATTTTTTGTGGCCGCGGGGGCTGCTGTTCCAGCTTTAGCACCCAATGTCACTTTGGTACTGGTAGCTGTCCTAGCGACCTTGATGGTATTCGTCAAGGTTGTGGCCTTCATGACTAGTGCCTGGCTAACTGGAGTAAGACCCATCACATCAGTGAAGCTCGGCCTCTACATGGCTCCCATAAGCGAGTTTGGTATAATAATTGCGTCCATCGGTCTAGCTGACGGTGTGACCACCTACCCAGTTTACATAGCCGTTACCTTGGTTGTTGGGGTATCCTCTCTGATAGCCTCTGTGATCACTAAGTACGATAATCGGATCGCAGAAGGAGTGGCACCATTACTTCCTCAACTACACCTCTTCAGACCTCCGAAGGGGAACGGCGACGGAAGAGTAGTCACTTTAGCGGTGTTGAGGAGGTTTGTTGGACTGTTCTCAGTCCTGATATTGACCCTGTACTTAAGTCTTGTAGTCTTGTACCTTCTCTTCATTTATAGGTTCGCTTACTTGGGGCTAGTGGCTGAGTTCGCTTACTTATTTGATTTAGTCATCCCAATATACTTCATAATATATGCTCCAAGGTATATCAGGGAACTTTACGATCAGCTACACGTGAAGCTAAGTAAGTATAGCAGTGCCTACCTTGCTATATTCTTGTATCTAGCTTTCATAGCACTAGGAAGTCAGCTCAGTGGGGCTGTGGCCAATACGGCGGTGGGAATAGGCGGCGTAAAGCCGGCGCTTGGCAGTCTGACCTATCTCATTTCCCTAGCTCTTTCTGTGACTGTTGTATTCTTGGGTGTCAGGAGGCTCGAAATGGTGTTGAGAGAGGGGGAAGCCTCTTCATCTTCTCAATAA
- a CDS encoding succinate dehydrogenase/fumarate reductase iron-sulfur subunit yields the protein MKELDKEVKVKVKRFSEEKGTWWQEYTVKVDKYTQMTEVLKRIKEEQDPTLSYRASCHMAVCGSCGMRINGAPRLACRTIALEEVDRTGSDTIVVEPMDGYPVLKDLVVDLTDFYNRMYKVKPRLHPSEDVLKGKSEHRLKPEDQSRLWKFAQCIWCGLCVSSCPAVRIDVEFLGPAAHAKGYRFLSDPRDTSFEERAKVLIDSAWRCTYCYMCYEVCPRDIEPVEAIKLTRTYTTKFGPTGDASSFGERHSKAVEESIAETGMLQGGKVYVKTYGLVNSLISMIELMKDGKATKLIMERQKKVRGIDELRKLLGEKQ from the coding sequence ATGAAGGAACTCGATAAGGAAGTGAAGGTAAAAGTCAAGAGATTCTCTGAAGAGAAGGGAACGTGGTGGCAGGAATACACAGTAAAGGTAGATAAGTACACTCAAATGACTGAGGTCCTGAAGAGAATAAAGGAGGAACAGGACCCTACTTTATCTTATAGGGCATCGTGTCACATGGCGGTGTGTGGAAGTTGCGGGATGAGGATTAACGGGGCACCCAGACTTGCGTGTAGAACGATCGCTCTGGAAGAAGTCGATAGAACTGGTTCTGACACTATAGTTGTGGAGCCTATGGATGGCTACCCTGTGTTGAAGGACTTAGTGGTAGACCTCACCGACTTCTACAACAGGATGTACAAGGTGAAGCCGAGACTTCATCCTTCAGAGGACGTGCTTAAGGGGAAGAGTGAACATAGACTGAAACCGGAGGATCAGTCTAGGCTCTGGAAGTTCGCTCAGTGCATATGGTGTGGACTCTGCGTTTCTTCTTGCCCCGCTGTGAGGATAGACGTAGAGTTCTTGGGTCCCGCTGCACACGCTAAAGGTTATAGGTTCCTTTCAGATCCCAGAGACACCTCTTTCGAGGAAAGAGCTAAGGTCCTAATAGATAGTGCATGGAGGTGCACTTACTGCTACATGTGCTACGAGGTCTGCCCGCGCGACATCGAACCCGTAGAGGCCATAAAGCTAACTAGAACTTACACCACTAAGTTCGGGCCCACTGGCGACGCGTCGTCATTCGGAGAAAGGCACTCTAAGGCGGTGGAGGAGTCTATCGCAGAGACCGGAATGCTCCAGGGAGGAAAGGTCTACGTTAAAACTTACGGGCTAGTGAATTCCCTAATCTCCATGATAGAGCTTATGAAGGATGGAAAGGCGACAAAACTAATTATGGAGAGGCAGAAGAAGGTCAGGGGGATAGACGAGTTGAGGAAGCTCCTAGGTGAGAAGCAGTGA
- a CDS encoding CoB--CoM heterodisulfide reductase iron-sulfur subunit B family protein — MKLAYYPGCTAHGSAVEIDVATRKVAQTLGVELKEVEDWNCCGGGFLDERDPVGHAAINLRNLSKVEKMGLEKMVTPCSVCLHSHRLAVHKYEEDPVLKEEVDKRTQGTTVQYSGKANAEHIVWVLLRDVGLEKIKAAVKKPLVGLKVATYYGCQMLRPGEVMGFEDPHSPHSLADLVAAVGATPVTFPAMTYCCGFPLMGSNEKGGLRLAYNIMKGARDAGADLLIHPCSLCHLQLDVTQVKVRDMFSLDWTMPAIYATQLLALAFGFSPEEVQLGRNAAEVLRQKGLI, encoded by the coding sequence GTGAAGCTGGCCTACTACCCTGGCTGTACAGCCCACGGTTCCGCCGTGGAGATAGACGTAGCCACAAGGAAGGTGGCCCAAACATTGGGGGTCGAGCTAAAGGAAGTGGAAGACTGGAACTGTTGTGGTGGGGGATTCCTAGACGAACGCGACCCAGTTGGACATGCGGCAATAAACCTGAGGAACCTATCTAAGGTTGAGAAGATGGGACTCGAGAAGATGGTGACGCCCTGCAGTGTCTGCCTGCACAGCCACAGGCTGGCAGTTCACAAGTACGAGGAGGACCCGGTCTTGAAGGAGGAGGTGGACAAGAGAACTCAAGGTACCACGGTCCAGTACTCGGGGAAGGCTAACGCAGAGCACATAGTGTGGGTCCTCCTGAGAGACGTAGGATTAGAGAAAATCAAGGCCGCAGTTAAGAAGCCTTTGGTTGGACTTAAGGTAGCCACTTACTACGGCTGCCAGATGCTTAGACCAGGGGAGGTTATGGGCTTCGAGGATCCCCACAGCCCCCACAGTCTAGCGGACTTGGTCGCCGCAGTCGGGGCGACACCGGTAACTTTCCCAGCTATGACTTACTGCTGTGGGTTTCCATTGATGGGAAGCAACGAGAAGGGAGGATTGAGACTGGCTTACAATATAATGAAGGGGGCTAGGGACGCTGGAGCGGACCTATTAATACATCCTTGCTCACTATGCCACCTCCAGTTGGACGTCACTCAAGTGAAGGTGAGAGACATGTTCAGTTTAGATTGGACTATGCCGGCGATATACGCTACTCAACTCCTTGCACTGGCCTTCGGCTTCTCCCCAGAGGAGGTTCAGTTGGGGAGGAACGCAGCAGAAGTTCTTCGTCAGAAAGGACTTATTTAA
- a CDS encoding CBS domain-containing protein, whose protein sequence is MADFVVDSKVIASPSDTIGTLVARMRETEQWVVPVVNQGNLLGQVTYKDLLRRRISPDSKVNSVMTPTVTISDAEDVQRVVAKFYTSRARAIPVVTKERKFVGLVTRESLLSYLIRTGMIPQERVRKYMASPVLTVTMSDSVARARWLMVRDNVSRLPVMEGEKLAGIVSMRDIVSRLYEASSRKRENILVEEERIMAMPVKEIMNYPVITLQGSSTLEDVVNTCLTKKVSGIPILEGGRLAGIISTIDVIGAVAERFKIEMPIQAKLPRTMKNSDEKSVIDGIIERHLSKVERITEVDSFKVSLKESVSGENKKMYEANVRASTRLGNFVASDSDWDPATALRKAVERLEKRIIDRVKTVQRKKRGEKGSP, encoded by the coding sequence ATGGCTGACTTCGTAGTAGATAGCAAGGTAATTGCCTCGCCTTCAGACACCATAGGTACTCTAGTCGCTAGGATGAGAGAGACTGAGCAGTGGGTCGTTCCCGTGGTTAATCAGGGAAACCTTCTAGGACAAGTGACCTACAAAGACCTATTGAGAAGAAGGATAAGTCCAGACAGCAAGGTTAACTCTGTCATGACCCCAACTGTCACAATCAGTGATGCGGAGGATGTACAGAGAGTGGTCGCCAAGTTCTACACCAGTAGGGCTCGTGCAATTCCGGTGGTAACTAAAGAGAGGAAGTTCGTTGGTTTGGTAACTAGGGAGTCTCTCCTTTCATACCTGATAAGGACTGGCATGATCCCCCAGGAGCGAGTCAGGAAGTACATGGCTTCTCCCGTATTGACGGTAACCATGTCGGACTCGGTAGCTAGGGCGAGATGGCTAATGGTGAGAGATAACGTTAGCAGACTGCCAGTCATGGAGGGTGAGAAGTTGGCGGGAATAGTGAGTATGAGGGACATAGTGTCTAGGCTCTACGAGGCTAGTAGCAGGAAAAGAGAGAACATCTTGGTTGAAGAAGAGAGAATTATGGCTATGCCTGTGAAAGAGATCATGAACTACCCAGTGATAACCCTTCAAGGATCATCAACCTTAGAGGACGTAGTCAACACCTGTCTCACGAAGAAGGTATCTGGAATTCCAATATTGGAAGGAGGAAGGCTAGCTGGAATAATTTCCACCATAGATGTGATAGGTGCTGTGGCTGAGAGATTCAAGATAGAGATGCCCATACAGGCCAAGTTGCCTAGGACGATGAAGAACTCGGACGAGAAGTCGGTTATAGATGGGATCATTGAAAGGCACCTGAGCAAGGTGGAACGGATCACCGAAGTGGATTCATTTAAGGTCTCCCTTAAGGAGAGTGTGAGTGGAGAGAATAAGAAGATGTATGAGGCTAACGTTAGGGCCTCCACTAGGTTGGGGAACTTCGTGGCTAGCGACTCGGACTGGGACCCCGCTACAGCCCTTCGCAAGGCAGTTGAGAGACTCGAGAAAAGGATAATAGACAGGGTGAAGACCGTACAGAGGAAGAAGAGAGGAGAAAAGGGATCTCCTTGA
- a CDS encoding phosphatidate cytidylyltransferase: MIITLNDIVWSVVFTIWVGFVVIYLSRKVETKSNQYVSRKFIHIMGGGVVAAASPLVFSSPLFPAFLSYGMMVYLVIRRIRGRLMGWFQESGDFGEITFTFSFGTLMLLLYLLNLWNDPGNTFSIGLLPILFMSFGDGVTGIVRNYVYGERKKGLWGSIAMLAVSVPMGYFLFSYFGVLAAVVATAVEAIPGLDDNFTVPFSSFAVLYLSLLLR, translated from the coding sequence ATGATAATAACATTGAACGACATAGTCTGGAGCGTAGTCTTCACGATATGGGTTGGGTTCGTCGTAATTTACTTGTCTCGCAAAGTAGAGACGAAGTCAAACCAGTATGTAAGCAGGAAGTTCATTCACATAATGGGGGGAGGAGTGGTCGCTGCTGCATCCCCCTTAGTTTTCAGCTCGCCGTTGTTCCCAGCTTTTCTGTCCTACGGAATGATGGTTTATCTAGTTATCAGGAGGATCAGAGGTAGGTTAATGGGGTGGTTTCAGGAATCTGGAGATTTCGGCGAAATAACCTTCACTTTCTCTTTCGGCACCTTAATGCTGCTCCTTTATCTTCTGAATCTATGGAACGATCCTGGTAACACGTTTTCAATTGGTTTGTTACCAATTTTGTTTATGAGTTTCGGGGACGGTGTGACTGGAATAGTAAGAAATTATGTTTATGGAGAGAGGAAAAAAGGTCTTTGGGGTTCTATAGCAATGCTGGCGGTCTCAGTCCCGATGGGTTATTTCCTTTTTTCCTATTTCGGTGTTCTAGCTGCAGTGGTAGCAACAGCGGTGGAGGCTATTCCTGGGTTAGACGATAACTTCACCGTTCCCTTTTCCTCCTTCGCGGTGCTCTACTTGTCCCTACTACTTCGTTAA